The following are encoded in a window of Solidesulfovibrio magneticus RS-1 genomic DNA:
- the selD gene encoding selenide, water dikinase SelD: MSIELVKTVKAAGUAAKIAPGDLAAVLRGLPHISDPRLLTGQGVNEDAAIVRLPDGRGLVQTVDFFTPIVNDPFLFGRIAAVNALSDVYAMGGVPLAAMNIVCFPAKTMDTAILGEILRGGLEAVLEAGAVPAGGHSVEDDEIKYGLSVSGLVEADAFASNTGLVPGDVLVLTKPLGTGVLATALKGDFGDKAALEALLGKWAGRLNAAGGRVIRELGLRAATDVTGFGLGGHVLEMATASKVAVELSLASIPFLPEAVELAGYGMLPAGSFANKRHCSGDVSWASGMDPIRCDLVFDAQTSGGLVLAVPAEKVTAAQAMLEAAGDLAAVIGRVAEMEDGKARLRITP, translated from the coding sequence ATGAGCATCGAACTGGTCAAGACCGTCAAAGCCGCCGGCTGAGCGGCCAAGATCGCCCCAGGGGACCTGGCGGCCGTCTTGCGGGGGCTTCCCCACATATCCGATCCGCGTCTGCTCACCGGCCAGGGAGTCAACGAGGACGCTGCTATTGTGCGGCTTCCCGACGGCCGGGGGCTGGTGCAGACGGTGGATTTCTTCACGCCCATCGTCAACGACCCGTTTTTGTTCGGCCGCATCGCGGCGGTCAATGCCCTGTCCGACGTCTACGCCATGGGTGGGGTACCGCTGGCCGCCATGAACATCGTGTGTTTTCCGGCCAAGACCATGGACACGGCCATCCTGGGCGAGATCCTGCGCGGCGGGCTGGAAGCGGTGCTGGAAGCCGGAGCCGTGCCGGCCGGGGGACACAGCGTCGAGGACGACGAGATCAAGTACGGGCTGTCCGTCTCCGGGCTGGTCGAGGCCGACGCCTTTGCCTCGAACACCGGGCTTGTGCCCGGCGACGTGCTGGTGCTCACCAAACCGCTGGGGACCGGCGTCCTGGCCACGGCGCTTAAGGGCGATTTCGGCGACAAGGCGGCCCTGGAAGCGCTTCTGGGAAAGTGGGCTGGTCGCTTGAATGCCGCTGGAGGCCGGGTCATCCGGGAACTGGGCCTGCGGGCAGCCACCGACGTCACCGGCTTTGGCCTGGGCGGCCATGTGCTGGAGATGGCGACGGCCTCCAAGGTCGCGGTAGAGCTGTCGCTGGCGTCCATCCCGTTTTTGCCCGAGGCCGTGGAACTGGCCGGCTACGGCATGTTGCCAGCCGGCAGCTTCGCCAACAAACGGCATTGCTCCGGAGACGTGTCGTGGGCTTCGGGCATGGACCCCATCCGCTGCGATCTGGTGTTCGACGCCCAGACCTCCGGCGGACTTGTGCTGGCCGTGCCGGCGGAAAAAGTCACGGCGGCG
- a CDS encoding ABC transporter ATP-binding protein, translating to MTTTTSLQGKSPFFGRHVWTLYRFLAPYRAALGLGLGLNVLARACDLLPLALAGKVIDAATSGITDAQTYALYGLAVLLAFIFLAIFQSGSDYALAAIAQKVRHDLRLALYGRLQTLDPAYFEDRQTGDIMSVVVGDVDTLESFLTDASTSIIRVVVTFVGIYGYLFFLEWRLALLLFAPLPLAVFAVRRFVTRVQPRYRAARKAVGAIAGMLENNIAGMGVIQAYTAEDRLHAAVAARSAAYRDEAVAAEGERAKFLPALYAVAGVSFAAVFAGGGWLVASGSGPTVGDYTTFTLFAARLVLPLFVFGMLINQIQRSEAAAARIAELLATEPRVADRSDAVPLTARPEEIRFDNVRFAYPGREPVIHGVSFAVGLGQSVGVVGPTGAGKSTLVKLLLRYYEPTSGQITVNGAPLSGLTLASYRGRLGYVSQDAFLFHGTAAENILLGDPAADLAAVRRAAAMAGIDERIMNLPDGYDTVIGERGMKLSGGERQRVSLARAILRDPAILLLDEATSAVDTRTEALIQQNLHALRQGRLTLAVAHRLSTVRQCDLILVVVDGCVVERGDHEALLASGGVYAGMWAVQSGAEATP from the coding sequence ATGACGACAACCACCTCCCTCCAGGGCAAAAGCCCCTTTTTCGGCCGCCATGTCTGGACGCTCTACCGCTTCCTCGCCCCCTACCGCGCCGCTCTGGGCCTGGGACTTGGCCTCAACGTCCTGGCCCGGGCCTGCGACCTGCTCCCCCTGGCCCTGGCCGGCAAGGTCATCGACGCCGCCACCTCGGGCATAACCGACGCCCAAACCTACGCCCTCTACGGCCTGGCCGTGCTGCTGGCTTTTATTTTCCTGGCCATCTTCCAAAGCGGCTCGGACTACGCCCTGGCCGCCATCGCCCAGAAGGTGCGCCACGACCTGCGCCTGGCCCTCTACGGCCGGCTCCAGACCCTGGACCCGGCCTATTTCGAGGATAGGCAGACCGGCGACATCATGTCCGTGGTGGTCGGCGACGTGGACACCCTGGAGAGCTTTCTCACCGACGCCAGCACCTCCATCATCCGGGTCGTGGTCACCTTTGTGGGCATCTACGGCTACCTCTTCTTCCTGGAATGGCGGCTGGCCTTGCTCCTTTTCGCGCCCCTGCCCCTGGCCGTCTTCGCCGTGCGCCGGTTCGTCACCCGGGTGCAGCCGCGCTACCGGGCCGCCCGCAAGGCGGTCGGAGCCATCGCCGGGATGCTCGAAAACAACATCGCCGGCATGGGCGTCATCCAGGCCTACACCGCCGAGGACCGGCTCCATGCCGCCGTGGCCGCCCGTTCGGCCGCCTACCGCGACGAGGCCGTGGCCGCCGAGGGTGAGCGGGCCAAGTTCCTTCCGGCCCTTTACGCCGTGGCCGGCGTGTCCTTCGCGGCGGTCTTTGCCGGCGGCGGCTGGCTGGTGGCCTCGGGTTCCGGCCCGACCGTCGGCGACTACACCACCTTTACGCTGTTCGCCGCCCGGCTGGTGCTGCCGCTTTTTGTCTTCGGCATGCTCATCAACCAAATCCAGCGTTCGGAAGCCGCCGCCGCGCGCATCGCCGAGCTTTTGGCTACCGAACCCCGGGTGGCCGACCGGTCGGACGCCGTGCCCTTGACGGCGCGCCCCGAGGAGATCCGCTTCGACAACGTCCGCTTCGCCTATCCCGGCCGCGAGCCGGTCATTCACGGCGTGAGCTTTGCCGTCGGCCTTGGCCAGTCGGTGGGCGTGGTCGGCCCCACCGGGGCCGGCAAATCCACCCTGGTCAAGCTGCTGCTGCGCTACTACGAACCGACCAGCGGCCAGATCACCGTCAACGGCGCGCCCCTGTCCGGCCTGACCCTGGCCAGCTATCGCGGCCGGCTTGGCTACGTGTCCCAGGACGCGTTCCTGTTTCACGGCACGGCGGCGGAAAACATCCTGCTTGGCGATCCGGCCGCCGATCTGGCCGCCGTGCGCCGGGCCGCCGCCATGGCCGGCATCGACGAGCGCATCATGAACCTGCCCGACGGCTACGACACGGTCATCGGCGAGCGCGGCATGAAGCTTTCCGGCGGCGAACGCCAGCGCGTGTCCCTGGCCCGGGCCATCCTGCGCGATCCGGCCATCCTGCTTCTCGACGAGGCCACTTCGGCCGTGGACACCCGCACCGAGGCGCTCATCCAGCAAAACCTCCACGCCTTGCGGCAGGGCCGCCTTACCCTGGCCGTGGCCCATCGCCTGTCCACCGTGCGCCAGTGCGACCTCATTTTGGTCGTGGTCGACGGCTGCGTGGTGGAGCGCGGCGACCACGAGGCGCTTCTTGCCTCGGGCGGCGTCTACGCCGGCATGTGGGCCGTGCAAAGCGGAGCCGAGGCCACACCGTGA
- a CDS encoding LeuA family protein produces the protein MSKRMAATVSLSPLIISDTTLRDGAQMPGVHFSINDKVAIAQALEAAGVDVIEAGFPAGGAGEIEAVRQVAAATARPLIMALCRAVDADVDAAWQALGDAPAERRGVGVFLATSPLHRRHKLGKTKAQCLAMIASSVAYARQRFARVTFGCEDGSRTEPAFLREAYTAAMDAGATAIGFPDTVGVLTPETARRRIAMLVRLAQPRGVKVRAHFHNDLGLATANTLAAIAAGADIVHLTVGGIGERAGNAALEETVMALTLHPGQYRRAINVDTTRLTALCRLVAQRAGFTLPPNKAVTGANVFATAAGVHQDGLLKHPDTYLPFRPELVGAEGIRLPLSPLSGKAALALRYTELGIALSADELSRASRLVKDADKDAWRDEEGLLRRAAAAARQDGAA, from the coding sequence ATGTCCAAGCGTATGGCCGCCACGGTTTCCCTCTCTCCCCTCATCATCTCCGACACCACCCTGCGCGACGGCGCGCAGATGCCCGGCGTGCATTTTTCCATCAACGACAAGGTCGCCATCGCCCAGGCCCTGGAAGCGGCCGGGGTGGACGTCATCGAGGCCGGTTTTCCGGCCGGCGGGGCTGGCGAAATCGAGGCCGTACGGCAGGTGGCCGCCGCCACGGCACGCCCGCTCATCATGGCCCTTTGCCGGGCCGTTGACGCCGACGTCGACGCCGCCTGGCAAGCCCTAGGCGACGCGCCGGCCGAGCGGCGCGGGGTCGGCGTCTTTCTGGCCACTAGCCCCCTGCACCGCCGCCACAAGCTCGGCAAGACCAAGGCCCAGTGTCTGGCCATGATCGCCTCGTCCGTGGCCTACGCCCGTCAGCGTTTTGCCCGAGTCACCTTTGGCTGCGAGGACGGCAGCCGCACCGAACCGGCGTTTTTGCGCGAGGCCTATACCGCCGCCATGGACGCCGGGGCCACGGCCATCGGCTTTCCCGACACCGTGGGCGTGCTGACGCCCGAAACCGCGCGCCGCCGCATCGCCATGCTCGTCCGCCTGGCCCAGCCGCGCGGAGTCAAGGTGCGGGCGCATTTCCACAATGATCTTGGCCTTGCCACAGCCAACACCCTGGCCGCCATCGCCGCCGGAGCCGATATCGTCCACCTGACCGTGGGCGGCATCGGCGAACGGGCCGGCAACGCCGCCCTGGAAGAGACGGTCATGGCCCTGACGCTGCATCCCGGCCAGTACCGCCGCGCGATAAACGTGGACACGACCAGGCTCACGGCCCTGTGCCGGCTGGTGGCCCAGCGCGCCGGCTTCACCTTGCCGCCAAACAAGGCCGTGACCGGGGCCAACGTCTTTGCCACCGCCGCCGGGGTGCATCAGGACGGCCTGCTCAAGCACCCGGACACCTATCTGCCCTTTCGGCCGGAACTGGTCGGGGCCGAAGGCATCCGGCTGCCGCTGTCGCCCCTGTCCGGCAAGGCCGCCCTGGCCCTGCGCTACACGGAACTGGGCATCGCGCTTTCCGCTGACGAGCTTTCCCGGGCCAGCCGGCTGGTCAAGGACGCCGACAAGGACGCCTGGCGCGACGAGGAAGGCCTGCTGCGCCGGGCCGCCGCCGCCGCCCGGCAGGACGGGGCGGCATGA
- the elbB gene encoding isoprenoid biosynthesis glyoxalase ElbB → MATIGVLLSGCGVLDGSEIHEATLTLLYLHKAGAKVVCLAPEMTVEAMDHGAKKPMGEKRNVRVEAARIARGPVVDAAEVGVADLDALILPGGFGAAKNLCDFADKGGKGTVLPSVAALIKAMHAAKKPIGAICIAPAVLALALGEHHPRLTIGNDAGTAQAVGAAGGVHVACPVDGIVVDETNRLVTTPAYMLGPGIADIALGIEKLVAAVLEMAENRQPLDL, encoded by the coding sequence ATGGCGACAATCGGCGTACTGCTGTCCGGTTGCGGCGTCCTGGACGGCTCGGAGATCCACGAGGCCACCCTGACCCTGCTCTATTTGCACAAGGCCGGAGCCAAGGTCGTGTGTCTGGCTCCGGAAATGACTGTCGAGGCCATGGACCATGGGGCCAAAAAGCCCATGGGCGAGAAGCGCAATGTTCGCGTCGAGGCCGCCCGCATCGCCCGGGGGCCGGTTGTCGACGCAGCCGAGGTGGGCGTGGCCGACCTGGACGCGCTTATTTTGCCGGGCGGCTTTGGCGCGGCGAAAAATCTGTGCGACTTCGCGGATAAGGGCGGCAAAGGCACTGTGTTGCCGTCGGTCGCGGCGCTCATCAAGGCCATGCATGCGGCCAAAAAGCCCATTGGCGCCATCTGCATCGCCCCGGCCGTGCTGGCCCTGGCGTTGGGCGAGCACCATCCCCGGCTGACCATCGGCAACGATGCCGGCACGGCCCAAGCCGTCGGGGCGGCCGGCGGCGTCCATGTGGCTTGCCCGGTGGACGGTATCGTGGTGGACGAGACCAACCGGCTGGTGACGACCCCGGCCTACATGCTCGGGCCGGGCATCGCCGACATCGCCCTTGGTATTGAAAAACTGGTTGCCGCCGTGCTGGAAATGGCGGAGAACCGCCAGCCCCTCGACCTGTAG
- a CDS encoding carbohydrate deacetylase, with protein sequence MTVLQGYKSAPLGDGVQGRARRRLFINADDFGLTDGVTAGIAEALAAGVVGGTTAMVCPDGAVERIRRWGQAFAGRVGLHLQLTGSAPCLPPGDIPTLVGSDGRFPRKKVAVVDVNPEEVRREWRAQYQRFLETRLVPSHLDAHHHIHKRPEVFGVFVELAREWGLPARALSDDMRQAMDAAGVAHADVCVTRFFGEDLTTAKLLSLVDAAFAALGGEGVVEIMCHPGKSDAALAAISVYADAREEELAVLAAPGLAKALAGLGVAVIGPDGLAAPVA encoded by the coding sequence ATGACCGTTTTACAAGGGTACAAATCAGCCCCCCTCGGGGACGGCGTCCAGGGACGGGCGCGGCGGCGGCTTTTTATCAATGCCGATGATTTCGGCCTCACCGACGGCGTGACGGCCGGCATCGCCGAGGCCTTGGCTGCCGGCGTGGTGGGCGGAACCACGGCCATGGTTTGCCCGGATGGAGCCGTGGAGCGTATTCGGCGCTGGGGTCAGGCGTTTGCCGGCCGGGTAGGGCTGCATCTCCAGCTTACCGGCAGCGCGCCCTGCCTGCCGCCCGGGGATATCCCGACCCTGGTTGGTTCCGACGGCCGGTTTCCGCGCAAAAAGGTGGCCGTGGTGGACGTCAACCCCGAAGAAGTCCGACGGGAATGGCGGGCGCAGTACCAGCGCTTCCTCGAAACCCGACTCGTACCCAGCCACCTCGACGCCCACCATCACATCCACAAGCGGCCCGAAGTTTTCGGGGTGTTCGTGGAGTTGGCCCGGGAGTGGGGCTTGCCGGCCCGGGCGCTGTCCGACGACATGCGCCAGGCCATGGACGCGGCGGGCGTGGCCCATGCCGACGTGTGCGTCACGCGGTTTTTTGGCGAGGACTTGACCACGGCCAAGCTCCTGTCCCTGGTGGACGCGGCCTTTGCCGCCCTTGGCGGCGAGGGCGTGGTGGAAATCATGTGCCACCCCGGCAAAAGCGACGCCGCCCTGGCTGCCATCAGCGTCTACGCCGACGCCCGTGAGGAAGAGCTGGCCGTCCTGGCCGCGCCCGGATTGGCCAAGGCCCTGGCCGGCCTTGGCGTGGCGGTCATCGGCCCGGATGGATTGGCCGCGCCGGTGGCCTGA
- the ercA gene encoding alcohol dehydrogenase-like regulatory protein ErcA, with the protein MPQKLLLSMRKFVAPEFVFGRGGLALAGRQAAGLGVRRALVVADPGLFPFGWPQQVEESLAQAGVATVLFSDLSSNPRDHEVMDGAAVFAETGCDAIVAVGGGSAMDCGKAIGIVSANKRHVLEFEGIDNVERPGPPLLCVPTTAGTGAEVSQFAIITDTQNRRKVVIASKTLIPDAALIDPDVTVTMPPDLTAHTGLDALTHAVEAYVSSASGPVTDLFALEAARLVAAALPVALADPGDIEARGSMLLASLYAGLAFSNAILGAVHALSHSLGGMLDLPHGLCNAILLDHVIAYNYDSAPERYDALGQALGAAMEPGASQDCRRAAVVQAFSDFKRRLGVTQGLAELGISPAVFVDLARRALDDPCMLTNPRKPTLAELEAVYASASRSLA; encoded by the coding sequence ATGCCGCAAAAACTGCTGTTGTCCATGCGCAAGTTCGTGGCCCCGGAGTTTGTATTCGGTCGCGGCGGACTGGCCCTGGCCGGACGACAAGCGGCCGGGCTTGGGGTGCGCCGGGCGCTTGTGGTGGCCGATCCCGGACTTTTCCCGTTTGGCTGGCCCCAGCAGGTCGAGGAGAGTCTGGCCCAGGCCGGCGTGGCCACGGTCCTTTTTAGCGACCTGAGCAGCAACCCGCGTGACCACGAGGTCATGGACGGAGCGGCCGTTTTTGCCGAAACCGGCTGCGACGCCATTGTGGCCGTGGGCGGCGGCTCGGCCATGGACTGCGGCAAGGCCATCGGCATCGTTTCGGCCAACAAGCGCCATGTGCTCGAATTCGAGGGCATCGATAACGTCGAGCGCCCCGGCCCGCCGCTTCTGTGCGTGCCGACCACGGCCGGCACCGGAGCCGAGGTGTCCCAGTTCGCCATCATCACCGACACCCAGAACCGCCGCAAGGTGGTCATCGCCAGCAAGACGCTCATTCCCGACGCGGCGCTCATTGATCCCGACGTCACCGTGACCATGCCGCCGGACCTGACCGCCCACACCGGCCTCGACGCCTTGACCCACGCCGTGGAGGCCTACGTGTCGAGCGCCAGCGGCCCGGTCACCGATCTTTTCGCCCTGGAGGCGGCCCGACTGGTCGCCGCCGCCCTGCCAGTCGCCCTGGCCGACCCCGGCGACATTGAAGCCCGAGGTTCCATGCTTCTGGCCAGCCTTTACGCCGGTCTGGCCTTTTCCAACGCCATCCTCGGCGCGGTCCATGCCCTATCCCACAGTCTCGGGGGCATGCTCGACCTGCCCCATGGCCTGTGCAACGCGATTTTGCTTGACCATGTCATTGCCTACAACTACGACTCCGCCCCGGAGCGCTACGACGCCTTGGGACAGGCCCTTGGCGCGGCCATGGAGCCTGGCGCGTCCCAGGACTGCCGGCGCGCGGCTGTGGTCCAGGCCTTTTCCGATTTCAAGCGCCGCCTGGGCGTGACCCAGGGACTGGCTGAACTCGGCATCTCCCCGGCGGTTTTCGTCGATCTGGCCAGGCGCGCCCTGGATGATCCCTGCATGCTCACCAACCCCAGAAAGCCCACCCTGGCCGAACTCGAAGCCGTCTATGCCAGCGCCAGCCGATCCCTCGCCTAG
- a CDS encoding sensor histidine kinase yields the protein MPAPADPSPRADERLTRLLGFGEHSVSKSYYPELRRRLEELERFRSLLDQTGDAIFLVDVATGRIADAAGAAGAMLRQERGDLRGLPFEHFLPPDAVLRLRGLFSGDFAAGRVETSLSRPGDEAGGSLPVEMTFRLAQGEAGRVAVIVARDVTERKKNEEALRRAEERYRGIVENAAEGIFQSTLSGRLMNANPALAAILGYANPDDLLRHVKSVVDEVVAAPEDRHRIRSELDRYDEVKNLEVQLITKSGAHIWGLINARRIRGEEGTPERFDGSVQDVTIRKQAEQTLIRYHDELEQRVAERTAELTRINERLVHEVTIRKRAEEAAEAANRAKSDFLSMVSHEIRTPLTSVLGFAVLIKKRLARLLPASAVDTPKKRLQAEQIQDNLDIIVAEGERLKHLINDVLDLAKLEAGKMAFKSEPVDPAEVVRHVMNASAGLLQNTNIVLDTRIEGRLPLVRGDRDRLIQVLVNLVSNAIKFTDQGYVACRARAQGNTIVIEVSDTGIGIPESEQGKVFEKFNQIGGTLTNKPKGTGLGLTICKHIVESHGGRIFCVSRPGAGSTFTFTLPIA from the coding sequence ATGCCAGCGCCAGCCGATCCCTCGCCTAGGGCCGACGAACGCCTCACCCGGTTGCTCGGGTTTGGCGAACATTCGGTCAGCAAGAGCTATTATCCCGAGCTGCGCCGCCGCCTGGAGGAGCTTGAGCGCTTCCGTTCGCTTTTGGACCAGACCGGCGACGCCATTTTTCTCGTGGATGTGGCCACGGGGCGCATCGCCGACGCGGCCGGCGCGGCCGGGGCCATGTTGCGGCAGGAGCGCGGCGATCTGCGGGGACTGCCCTTTGAGCATTTTCTGCCTCCCGACGCCGTGTTGCGGCTGCGGGGGCTTTTTTCCGGCGATTTCGCCGCCGGGCGCGTGGAGACGAGCCTGTCGCGTCCGGGCGACGAGGCCGGCGGCAGCCTGCCTGTGGAGATGACCTTTCGCCTGGCCCAGGGCGAGGCCGGCCGGGTCGCCGTCATCGTGGCCCGAGACGTCACCGAGCGCAAAAAAAATGAGGAAGCCCTGCGTCGGGCCGAGGAACGCTACCGGGGCATCGTGGAAAACGCCGCCGAAGGCATCTTCCAGAGCACCCTTTCCGGTCGGCTCATGAACGCCAACCCGGCCCTGGCCGCGATCCTGGGCTACGCCAACCCCGACGACCTCCTGCGCCACGTCAAAAGCGTGGTGGACGAGGTGGTGGCCGCTCCCGAGGACCGTCACCGCATCCGCTCCGAGCTGGACCGCTACGATGAAGTAAAAAACCTCGAAGTCCAACTCATCACCAAATCCGGTGCGCACATTTGGGGCCTTATTAACGCCCGCCGCATCCGGGGTGAGGAGGGCACGCCCGAGCGCTTCGACGGCTCGGTCCAGGACGTCACCATCCGCAAACAGGCCGAGCAGACGCTTATCCGCTACCACGACGAGCTTGAGCAGCGCGTGGCCGAGCGCACCGCCGAACTCACCCGTATAAACGAGCGCCTCGTCCACGAAGTGACCATCCGCAAGCGCGCCGAGGAAGCGGCCGAGGCCGCCAACCGGGCCAAGTCCGATTTTTTGTCCATGGTCTCCCACGAGATCCGCACGCCCCTGACCTCGGTCCTCGGCTTTGCCGTGCTCATCAAAAAGCGACTGGCCAGACTCCTGCCCGCCTCGGCCGTGGATACGCCCAAAAAGCGCCTCCAGGCCGAGCAGATCCAGGACAACCTGGACATCATCGTGGCCGAGGGAGAGCGGCTTAAGCACCTCATCAACGACGTGCTCGATCTGGCCAAGCTCGAAGCCGGTAAGATGGCTTTTAAGTCCGAGCCCGTGGACCCGGCCGAAGTGGTGCGCCACGTCATGAACGCCTCGGCTGGACTGTTGCAAAATACGAACATCGTCCTGGACACCCGCATCGAGGGCCGTCTGCCCCTGGTCCGGGGCGACCGCGACCGGCTGATTCAGGTGCTGGTCAACCTCGTCTCCAACGCTATCAAGTTCACCGACCAGGGGTATGTCGCCTGCCGGGCCAGGGCTCAGGGCAACACCATCGTCATCGAGGTCAGCGACACCGGCATCGGCATCCCGGAATCCGAACAGGGCAAGGTGTTTGAGAAGTTCAACCAGATCGGCGGCACGCTGACCAACAAGCCCAAGGGCACCGGATTGGGGTTGACCATCTGCAAACACATCGTGGAGTCACACGGCGGTCGCATTTTTTGTGTATCTCGGCCCGGAGCCGGCAGCACATTCACCTTTACGCTGCCGATTGCCTAA
- the typA gene encoding translational GTPase TypA, translated as MKNVARNEALRNIAIIAHVDHGKTTLVDHMFRQSGLFRQNQEVTDRIMDSMDLERERGITIAAKNCAVIWNGVKINIIDTPGHADFGGEVERALSMVDGAVLLVDASEGPLPQTRFVLKKTLDRGLPVIVAVNKIDRKDARVEEVLNEIYDLFIDLDASEEQLEFPVLYAIGREGIAKRELDGEGADLSPLFETILAEIPAPSHDPNEPYRMLVSDLGYSEFLGRLAVGRVVSGTARINQTLVRIDEEGAVKPLRVTKLQVYEGPKLTETEAAEPGDILVISGVDEVTIGDTITVADAPKALPRINVDEPTVSMRFAINTSPFVGREGKFVQSAKLRERLYKETLRNVAIKVEETEDKDAFTVKGRGEFQMAIIVETMRREGFELSVGRPEVIYKTEGGVRKEPVEHLFIDCDEAFVGVVTEKLSIRKGRMLNLVNHGSGRVRLEFSIPSRGLIGYRDEFLTDTKGTGIMNSIFLGYEEYRGDFPSRFTGSIVCDREGVGVPYALFNLEPRGRLFITPGEPVYEGMIVGEHNRDNDINVNPCKEKKLTNMRASGKDENVILSPVLPMTLERALHFVREDEMVEVTPLSIRLRKSVLPAKDRHVLDGAKKKDK; from the coding sequence ATGAAAAACGTCGCCAGAAACGAAGCCCTGCGCAATATCGCCATCATCGCCCACGTCGACCACGGCAAGACCACCCTCGTGGATCACATGTTCCGCCAAAGCGGCCTGTTTCGCCAGAACCAGGAAGTCACGGACCGCATCATGGACAGCATGGATCTCGAGCGTGAGCGCGGCATCACCATTGCCGCGAAAAACTGTGCCGTGATCTGGAACGGCGTGAAGATCAACATCATCGACACCCCGGGCCACGCCGACTTCGGCGGCGAAGTGGAACGGGCGCTGTCCATGGTCGACGGCGCGGTGCTTCTGGTGGACGCTTCCGAAGGCCCGCTGCCCCAGACCCGGTTCGTGCTCAAAAAGACCCTGGATCGGGGATTGCCCGTTATCGTCGCGGTCAACAAGATCGACCGCAAGGACGCCCGGGTCGAGGAAGTCTTGAACGAAATTTACGACCTTTTCATCGACCTCGACGCCTCCGAGGAGCAGCTTGAATTTCCGGTTCTGTACGCCATCGGCCGCGAAGGCATCGCCAAGCGCGAGCTCGACGGCGAAGGGGCCGATCTGTCCCCGCTGTTTGAAACCATCCTGGCCGAGATCCCGGCTCCGTCCCACGATCCGAACGAGCCTTACCGGATGCTTGTCTCCGACCTCGGCTATTCCGAGTTCCTGGGCCGTCTGGCCGTTGGGCGCGTGGTCTCGGGCACGGCCCGCATCAACCAGACCCTAGTTCGCATCGACGAGGAAGGCGCGGTCAAGCCCCTTCGCGTCACCAAACTGCAGGTCTACGAAGGCCCCAAGCTCACCGAGACCGAGGCGGCCGAACCCGGCGACATCCTGGTCATTTCCGGCGTTGACGAGGTGACCATCGGCGACACCATCACCGTGGCCGACGCGCCTAAGGCCCTGCCGCGCATCAACGTGGACGAGCCCACCGTGTCCATGCGCTTTGCCATCAACACCTCGCCCTTTGTCGGACGCGAGGGCAAGTTCGTGCAGTCGGCCAAGCTGCGCGAGCGCCTTTACAAAGAGACCCTGCGCAACGTGGCCATCAAGGTCGAGGAGACCGAGGACAAGGATGCCTTTACGGTCAAGGGCCGGGGCGAATTCCAGATGGCCATCATCGTCGAAACCATGCGCCGCGAGGGCTTCGAACTGTCCGTGGGGCGTCCCGAGGTCATCTACAAGACCGAAGGCGGCGTGCGCAAGGAACCCGTCGAACACCTGTTTATCGACTGCGACGAGGCCTTTGTCGGCGTGGTCACCGAAAAACTCTCCATCCGCAAGGGCCGGATGCTCAATCTGGTCAACCATGGCTCGGGCCGGGTGCGCCTGGAATTCTCCATCCCGTCCCGGGGCCTTATCGGCTACCGCGACGAGTTTTTGACCGACACCAAGGGTACCGGCATCATGAACTCCATATTCCTGGGCTACGAGGAATACCGGGGCGACTTCCCCAGCCGGTTTACCGGCTCCATCGTCTGCGACCGGGAAGGTGTTGGCGTGCCCTATGCCCTGTTTAACCTCGAACCGCGCGGCCGGCTGTTCATCACCCCGGGCGAGCCGGTCTACGAGGGCATGATCGTTGGCGAGCACAACCGCGACAACGACATCAACGTCAATCCCTGCAAGGAAAAAAAGCTCACCAACATGCGCGCCTCGGGCAAGGATGAAAACGTCATCCTCTCGCCCGTGCTGCCCATGACCCTGGAGCGCGCCCTGCACTTCGTGCGCGAGGACGAGATGGTGGAGGTCACGCCGCTGTCCATTCGCCTGCGCAAGAGCGTGCTGCCCGCCAAGGACCGCCACGTCCTCGACGGCGCTAAGAAAAAAGACAAGTAA